A region of the Vicinamibacteria bacterium genome:
GCGACGGAAGTAGTCGGCGAAGGCGACGATGCCGCCCTCGGCCTGCCGCCAGTCGTAATTCTCGTTGGGCGCGTGGTAGCCGTGCTCGGGAAGAGAAAGACCGAGGAAGTATACCGGCGCGTCGAGGACTCTCTCCATCGACACGACGGCTCCGATGGAACCGCCCTCGCGGACGAAGACGGGCTCTCGGCCGAACGCAAACTTCATCGCCGCGCGAATCGCGTCGGCATGCGGGCCAGTCGTGCGCCCCTGGTACGGGGGTAGCCCGTGCTCGGCCTCGACCCGGACGTCGGGATTGGCCTTCTTGACGAAGTTCTTGACCAGTCTCGCGATTCTCTTGCAGTCCATGTCGGGGACGAGTCGGCAAGATACGATTGCCGTCGCTCTCGGCGGAACGACGGTCTTCACTCCCGGGCCCTGATAGCCGCCGGCGATGCCGTGGACCTCGAACGTGGGCATGCACCAGATGCGCTTCATCACTTCGAGCGGGTCCGTGACCCGAAGCGATTTGAACTGGTGATCCTTCTTGAACGTCGCGGTGCTGAATCCCGACTTCTTCAAATCCTCGAGCTCCGCGTCGCTCGGCATCACCATATCGTCGTAGAACCCCGGGATCTTGACCTCTCCGGTTCTCGCGTCGAAACATTCGGCGATGAGCTGGCAGAGCTCGGCCACCGGATTTCGTGCGGCGCCTCCGGAAGTTCCCGAGTGCTGGTCGGTCGCTCCGGTCTCGAGGAAGAAGCGAAAGCCCTGAAGTCCGCGCAGCCCCGCGGGACAAGCCGGTCGCGAGCGGGACACCCAGACGGTGTCCGACACGACGACGGTGTCGGTACTCAGCCGCTCGCGATGCTGCTTGATCGTGGATTCGAAATGGGGACTGCCGATCTCTTCCTCGGCTTCCCAAAGCAATTGGATGTTGACCCTCGCACCGCGAGCCACGGCGTATTTAGCGCCCCAAAGCGCCGTCAGGGCCGGACCTTTGTCGTCCGTGGTGCCACGGCCCCAGTAGCGACCGTCCTTCCCGGTGAAGCGAAACGGCTCGGTGTCCCAGCCGTCGCTTCGCTCCGCGGGCTGTACGTCGAGATGGTTGTACACGGTGACGGTCGGGTAAGCAGAATCCTGGAAGAAACGACCGTGCAACATCGGGTGGCCGCCCGTCTCGATCACCTTGGCTTCGGCACCCATGCGACGAAGGAGGTCGGCGGCGTGGGATACGACGCCAGCGACGTCTCCGCGATGCTTCGCGTCGGCGGACACGCTCGGAATCTCGACGAGCTCACGCAGCGATTTCTCGAAACTTCCTCGCTGCGAGGCGGCGTAGTCCAGGAGAGATTTCTTGGTGAATTCTGGTTGGATGGATTCTTTCATCTCGGGCCGACAGAGCATATCGAGAGGCGTGCTCCGGCGTCAAAGCAGCCAAATCCCTCGGTCCGGCGCATTCGATGCCGGTCGAGTTGGGCACGGCTACGAGCAAGCGTTTATAATTCATGTAGGCTGATGAAAAAGTACGGCCCAGCCTGCCGAGCGGTGGCCAAGACATCTGCCGCGAGATCGGCGCGCAGCGCCGCAAACGCCGAGCCGTGGCGGCCGATCGACCGCGGGTCCCGCCACGGCATTGAGCACGATGGGGAAATCGATGGAGCCTAGAGAGAGCGAACTCGTCTACGACTGGAACCGCGTGGGCGAGGTCGATTCGTCCACGAGGAAACCCATCGAGTTCGACGATGAAACGCTGCGGGACGGTCTGCAGAGCCCTTCGGTCACCTCCCCCCCGATCGAGAAGAAGATCGAGATCCTCCACATGATGGAGGCGCTCGGTATCCACGCGGTCGACATTGGCCTTCCCGGGGCTGGCCCGCACGTAAAGAAGCAAGTTCTCCGTCTCGCGCGAGAGATCGCCGAGCACGGAATGAAGATTTCGGCAAACTGTGCGGCGCGCACCCTCCGGGCCGACATCGAGCCGATCGTCGAGGTGTCACAGCAGGCTGGCATCCCGATCGAAGCGGCCACGTTCATCGGTTCGAGCCCGATCCGCCAGTACGCCGAAGGATGGGAGCTCGACCGGCTCCTGCGGCATACCGAAGAGGCCGTGCGGTACACCGTCGATAACGGCCTTCCCAACATGTACGTCACCGAAGATACGACCCGAGCGAGGCCGGAGACGATTCGAAAGCTCTACACGACGGCGATCGAATGTGGCGCCCGGCGGGTAGTGGTGACCGACACGGTCGGGCACGCGACACCGTCGGGTGCGCGAGCGCTCGTGGGTTTCATGAAAGAGGTCGTTGCCGATACCGGAGAGGACGTCAAGATCGATTGGCACGGCCATCGCGACCGAGGGCTGTCGATTCCCAACAGCCTCGCGGCAATCGAAGCGGGGGTCGACCGAGTGCATGCCTGTGCGCTCGGCATCGGGGAGCGTTGCGGCAATACCCCGATGGACATTCTGCTCGTCAACTTGAAGCTCGAGGGACGTATCGACAACGATTTGAGCCGCCTGGCGGAATACTGTCGCCTCGTCTCCGAAGCCGTGGGGATGCCTATCCCCACCAACTATCCCGTCGTCGGTGAAGACGCTTTCCGGACCGGCACCGGAGTGCATGCCGCCGCGGTGATCAAAGCGCTGAACAAGAAAGACAAATGGCTCGCCGACCGGGTCTATTCGGGTGTACCCGCGGGGGAATTCGGATTGTCGCAAGAAATCGAAGTCGGGCCGATGAGTGGACTTTCGAACGTACATTTTTGGCTCAGCTCGCGCGGCCTCCCTCTCGACGACGATCTCGTGAAGGCCGTGTTCGAGAAAGCCAAGTCTTCGAATCGGGTTCTCGAAGACGAGGAGATCGAGGCGCTGGCACGGCAGTACTCGCGCTCCGGCTGAAAGTCCGACCGCCTCCAACATGCCGATTCACCCGACCGCCATCGTGCATCCGGATGCGCGGCTCGCAGAGAACGTGGAAATCGGCCCCCATGTGGTCGTGGAAGCGGACGTGGAAATCGGTGAGGGGAGCCGCATCGAAACCAACGCAGTTCTGAAAGCGGGACTCCGACTCGGTCGGCGGGTGCAGGTTCACGAGGGCGCCGTGCTGGCGGGGGATCCTCAGGATCTGAAGTTCGATGGCGCTCGCAGCTTCGCGGTCATTGGTGACGACTGCGTCATTCGGGAATTCACGACGGTTCATCGAAGCGTGCGGGAGGGGGGCGTCACCCGCGTCGGCCGCGGGTGTTTCATCATGGGCTACGGGCACGTGGCGCACGACTGCGAGATCGGTGACGAGGCGATCATCGCGAGCTATGTGGCGCTCGCGGGGCACATCGTGATCGGCCCACGAGCCTTCGTTTCCGGGGGGGTGGTCGTGCACCAGTTTTCCCGGATCGGCGAGCTTGCCATGATCGGTGGAGGGTCCAAAGTCAACCGCGATGTTCCGCCCTTTATCACTGTCGATGGCATACCGGCGCGGGCCGTGGGCTTGAATGTCGTCGGGCTGCGCCGAGCGGGCTTCGGCGTCGACGACCTGCGCGTTCTGAAACGCGCTTACCGGATACTGTTCCGCTCGAAAGCAGCTCTCGAGGACGCCCTGGCGGAGATCGATGGGCTCGACTCACCCCATGCCGCCGCACTTGCCCGGTTCGTGCGATCGAGTGAGAGAGGAATCATCCGGCGAGGACGAAGCTCGTGAGCTCGGCGAGCGTCTTGAGCTCCGATGCCGTCGGATCGTCCGCCGTCCGTTTCAGGACGTCACCGTAAGCGTCTCGAATGGCACGATTCACGTCGAACCGTCGCGGGAGGGGGACGTAGGGCTCGGGCAGCACGACGGGCCCGCTGTCTGCGCCAGCAGGCGAAAGAAGGCCAATGGCGTGAATCGTCTTCAGGAACTGCTCGGCGGCTCGGCTCGTTTCTCGCAGCTGAATGTAAACGATCGCGAGCGACAGCGAGATCGACGCGTCCTGCGGATCGACCGCCGAAGCTCGTTGGAGGTGCTCGGCGGCTCCGGCCAGATCCTGGCTGCGCGTTCTCACCTCGGCGAGCGATAGATGAGCCGCCAGCGGCGAACCGCCCCGTTCGATGGATTGCAGTAACAGGCTCTCGGCCGCCTTCAGATCTCCCTCGGCCATTGCCACCTGACCGAGCGCCAGGAGTCGCTTTCCCTCGTGAACCCCTTTGGCACTCTCGAGAATCTGGCGAGCCTTGGCGAGATCCTGTGCGTCCTGCCGGATCTTTCCTATCGCGAGCCAGGTGCGACCCAGCGCGATCTGGGCTCGGGGCTCCCTCGGGTCGATCCGGAGTGCTTGAATCAGTTGGTCTCGAGCGGGTTCGTACTGCTCTCTGACGAGATAGACTTCACCGAGAATCGCCCGGGCTCGCGGGTCGCTCGGATAGGACTGGATGAAGCTCCTGGCCCCCTCCTCGGCCTCGTCCAGCCGTCCTTGTTCGAGCAGTGCGACTCCCAGCTCAGCGAGAAAATCGCTGCCGGCCTCGACATGGGGCTGGGCTTCGCGAAGGGCTCGTTCCGCCTCTGGGTAGCGCCCGCGTTCGTTGAGGAGCTGGCCGAGGAGAAACCGCGCCTCGCCGTGGGCGGGATCTCGCTCGACCACGAACGCCAGGGGCTCGAGCGCGTCGTCACCTCGCCCCACCTGAACGAGGCTGACGGCGGTGCGGTACCGAGCCTCCACGCTCCCTCCGCCTCCCGAGAACGCCTTCTCGTAGTACTCGATGGCGGGCACGAAGTTTCCTTCCGAATAGAGAACATCGGCGATCTCCTCCGCGATCGCCGAATTGCCCGGATCGATCCGAAGGGCCATTTCCAGGTCGGCGAGTCCCGCCTCGGTATCCGCCGCGGCAAGTCGCGCGCGACCGCGGCCGAGGTAGACTTCCACGTGATCACCGAATTGCTCCAGGATTGCGTCGTAAGCCGAGACCGCCTGCAGGTGCTGGCCCGAGCTCGCGAGTTGGGCGGCGCTCTCGAGTCGACCGGAGGGAATCGATCCGTCCCGAGGGAAGACTCCATACCCGATGACAACCGACAGGAGGGCGATCCCGATGGCCAAGCCAGCAATCGGCCACGCACTCCGCCGGTGAGCGCGCCCGAGCGGGCGTCTGGTCACGTCTCCGCGAGAAGATGTGGCGATCGGCGCGGTGGCGGATTCGACGGCCGCCTTCTTGGCCCCGGTCTCCTGCCTGGCCTCCTCGGCTGGGCCGGTCGAAGGCACGGGCGGCTCCAGGGCGATCGTGTCCTCTGGCCCCGACTCGGGATGGACCGTCTCGGCGACCTTGACGAGGGCCTCAACTTCCTCCGCCCGCGCCTCGTTCATCAGGCCGGCTTGCCGAGAAAGGACCTCGTGAGCGTACGCATTTCTCCGCTCTTTAGACCAGGTAGTGGACAAGAGGACGAGCTTCTGGAGGAGCCGATTCGCCGGCTCCTCTGCCAGACACTGCTTCCAGACCTCTATGGCCTCTCGCTGTCTGCCTTCGCTGAAAGCTTCCGAGCCAGTCTTCAACGCCTTCACCACGTCGACCGGGGCACGGTCTTCAGAAGACGCTTTGTAGGCCACTTCGAGGAACTCTCGCGCCTCGACGCAATTCGGATAGCTCTCGAGCACCGCGCGGAAGGCAGCGGTAGACTGCTCCAGATATCCTTGCGCAAGTAGCTCGATCGCTCCATGAAGGGCGTTCGCCTCCGCGGTGCTCGAAGATTGCTCGTTGGATTCGGCGCCGGGGGCCGGAGCACCCTGATTCAGCTCGTCCATCGTTTACCGCCTCGTTCCGAACCCGTTGCCTGGTGAACGTGGCGTGGTTTCTCCGGGCTCGCAGACCATGGCTAATAGCTGATAATGCTGGATTTAGTTGAATACCAGTATACAGCATGTCAAAGTCCAGGCGATACCGCCCCCGGCAGTGCAACTTGCTGGCATGTCCACGAACCTGTTAAATTAAGAAAAGTCCTTGAAACAACCCAGTTAAGCCGACGGGAAGGTTGCACTCATGGCTCAGAACCAGGGGCCGTCTGAGACGATCGGCGCGGAAGAGCTAAGGTCGCTCGAGACATCGGTCCTGAAAACGCTTTGCCTCACCATCAATACGGCGGGCTCGGAGTTGAAGTACAAGATACTCGACAGTCTGTCCGACGAAGATTTTTATTTCCCGGTCAACAAGGCCGTCTTCCTGACGCTGTCGGAGATGCATCTGCGCGGGGACTACGTCATCTCTGCTAACCTCGAGGAAGAGCTCCAAAAGACGTTCGCCGATCTACCCAGCAGCCTCGCCATCGAGCAGCTGTT
Encoded here:
- a CDS encoding M20/M25/M40 family metallo-hydrolase, with the translated sequence MKESIQPEFTKKSLLDYAASQRGSFEKSLRELVEIPSVSADAKHRGDVAGVVSHAADLLRRMGAEAKVIETGGHPMLHGRFFQDSAYPTVTVYNHLDVQPAERSDGWDTEPFRFTGKDGRYWGRGTTDDKGPALTALWGAKYAVARGARVNIQLLWEAEEEIGSPHFESTIKQHRERLSTDTVVVSDTVWVSRSRPACPAGLRGLQGFRFFLETGATDQHSGTSGGAARNPVAELCQLIAECFDARTGEVKIPGFYDDMVMPSDAELEDLKKSGFSTATFKKDHQFKSLRVTDPLEVMKRIWCMPTFEVHGIAGGYQGPGVKTVVPPRATAIVSCRLVPDMDCKRIARLVKNFVKKANPDVRVEAEHGLPPYQGRTTGPHADAIRAAMKFAFGREPVFVREGGSIGAVVSMERVLDAPVYFLGLSLPEHGYHAPNENYDWRQAEGGIVAFADYFRRVANIGR
- a CDS encoding LeuA family protein, with protein sequence MEPRESELVYDWNRVGEVDSSTRKPIEFDDETLRDGLQSPSVTSPPIEKKIEILHMMEALGIHAVDIGLPGAGPHVKKQVLRLAREIAEHGMKISANCAARTLRADIEPIVEVSQQAGIPIEAATFIGSSPIRQYAEGWELDRLLRHTEEAVRYTVDNGLPNMYVTEDTTRARPETIRKLYTTAIECGARRVVVTDTVGHATPSGARALVGFMKEVVADTGEDVKIDWHGHRDRGLSIPNSLAAIEAGVDRVHACALGIGERCGNTPMDILLVNLKLEGRIDNDLSRLAEYCRLVSEAVGMPIPTNYPVVGEDAFRTGTGVHAAAVIKALNKKDKWLADRVYSGVPAGEFGLSQEIEVGPMSGLSNVHFWLSSRGLPLDDDLVKAVFEKAKSSNRVLEDEEIEALARQYSRSG
- the lpxA gene encoding acyl-ACP--UDP-N-acetylglucosamine O-acyltransferase produces the protein MPIHPTAIVHPDARLAENVEIGPHVVVEADVEIGEGSRIETNAVLKAGLRLGRRVQVHEGAVLAGDPQDLKFDGARSFAVIGDDCVIREFTTVHRSVREGGVTRVGRGCFIMGYGHVAHDCEIGDEAIIASYVALAGHIVIGPRAFVSGGVVVHQFSRIGELAMIGGGSKVNRDVPPFITVDGIPARAVGLNVVGLRRAGFGVDDLRVLKRAYRILFRSKAALEDALAEIDGLDSPHAAALARFVRSSERGIIRRGRSS
- a CDS encoding tetratricopeptide repeat protein, giving the protein MDELNQGAPAPGAESNEQSSSTAEANALHGAIELLAQGYLEQSTAAFRAVLESYPNCVEAREFLEVAYKASSEDRAPVDVVKALKTGSEAFSEGRQREAIEVWKQCLAEEPANRLLQKLVLLSTTWSKERRNAYAHEVLSRQAGLMNEARAEEVEALVKVAETVHPESGPEDTIALEPPVPSTGPAEEARQETGAKKAAVESATAPIATSSRGDVTRRPLGRAHRRSAWPIAGLAIGIALLSVVIGYGVFPRDGSIPSGRLESAAQLASSGQHLQAVSAYDAILEQFGDHVEVYLGRGRARLAAADTEAGLADLEMALRIDPGNSAIAEEIADVLYSEGNFVPAIEYYEKAFSGGGGSVEARYRTAVSLVQVGRGDDALEPLAFVVERDPAHGEARFLLGQLLNERGRYPEAERALREAQPHVEAGSDFLAELGVALLEQGRLDEAEEGARSFIQSYPSDPRARAILGEVYLVREQYEPARDQLIQALRIDPREPRAQIALGRTWLAIGKIRQDAQDLAKARQILESAKGVHEGKRLLALGQVAMAEGDLKAAESLLLQSIERGGSPLAAHLSLAEVRTRSQDLAGAAEHLQRASAVDPQDASISLSLAIVYIQLRETSRAAEQFLKTIHAIGLLSPAGADSGPVVLPEPYVPLPRRFDVNRAIRDAYGDVLKRTADDPTASELKTLAELTSFVLAG